The DNA segment TATCATATTGTACATAAGTGTCGATGGCACTTCACTGGCATGAAGTGGTCCGCCGTTTGTAAGAACGTATATTAAATCAAAAGCTTTAAAAGAACCAATTACTGCAAATATGACGCAGACTTTTAATATCGGCTTCATAAGAGGTATTGTTATTCTGAAAGCTATCTGCGATTCTGTCGCACCATCAATTTTAGCAGCTTCGTATATGTCAGTAGGTATGGATTTTGCTGATGCATACATTAAAAGCATGTGATAGCCAATGTACTGCCACAGTATGGGCACAAAAACTGCTCCCAGAGCCGTCTTAGTATTTCCCAGCCATTGATTCGTAAGTGATTGCAGCCCTATCTTAGTCAAGATAAAATTCAAAAGGCCGTAATTGGGATTGTATATTTTCATCCAAAGTTGTCCTATGACGACAGTAGACAAAATGACAGGTATGAAGTAAACAGTCCTGTAAAACTTCTCGCCTTTGATGCCTCTTGAGAGAATAAGAGCCAGCAAAAGAGAAATAGGTAGCTGAATAAAAACAGATAGCAAAGCTAAGATAAATGAATTTTTTACTGAAATAATAAATCCGTCTGTATTGTTTATAAATAGGTTCTTATAATTTTGAAGCCCAATAAATACACCTTTGCTGAATCCATCCCATTTTAGCAAGCTGTAGTAGAAAGAAAAAAATATGGGAAGCAATACGATGACTAAAAAGACTAAAAAAGCTGGAAACACAAAGAGGAATATAGCCTTCTTATCGCTTAAGATTTTTTCCATAGGAAACCTCCTAACAAAAATAGTAAAGCAAATAGTATTATAGCTAAATAATTTCCTGCTAATTATGGAATAATTAGCAGGAAATTGAAGATATCATTATTTGCCGTTTATCTTCTGTTGCATTTGTTTTGCATAGTCCTGAGGTGTGATCTGTTTTGCAAACAATTGTGCTACTAAATCTTTGTGAATCTGTGCAGCATCGCCACTAAGATAAATATCCCATGCAGGAACACTACCTTTAGCGTTTGCAACGATATTATTCATAATCTGTATTTCTAATGGGTCAACTTTTGACTGATCTACACTATCGTATTTCCACTCTGGCAAACCAGCAGCTATCAAATATTCCATGTCTGATAACTGTTTTGCAAGATATTTTGCAGCTTTAACAGCTTCATCCTTATGCTTTGAATTTGCACTGACCATTAATGCTCCAACTGATCCTCCAATATACTCTGTAGGATCGCCTTTGCCACCTTCTATTGTCGGGAA comes from the Thermoanaerobacterium aotearoense genome and includes:
- a CDS encoding carbohydrate ABC transporter permease — protein: MEKILSDKKAIFLFVFPAFLVFLVIVLLPIFFSFYYSLLKWDGFSKGVFIGLQNYKNLFINNTDGFIISVKNSFILALLSVFIQLPISLLLALILSRGIKGEKFYRTVYFIPVILSTVVIGQLWMKIYNPNYGLLNFILTKIGLQSLTNQWLGNTKTALGAVFVPILWQYIGYHMLLMYASAKSIPTDIYEAAKIDGATESQIAFRITIPLMKPILKVCVIFAVIGSFKAFDLIYVLTNGGPLHASEVPSTLMYNMIFFRYQYGYGSAMAIFIILESLIGTVIIQKLFGKDEAY